From Spartinivicinus ruber, the proteins below share one genomic window:
- the moeB gene encoding molybdopterin-synthase adenylyltransferase MoeB, which yields MANVVLPDVLCRVCQISNLTIQVEGNTVSQVLLNVCLLWPSLKKHLFHDSGDIKEHFIISVKGEQGKQDQQVTNDDTIELMLATSGGNLADYELNNDEVQRYARHLMLPQVGLEGQDKLKKSRVLIVGTGGLGSPVSLYLTAAGIGQLGLIDFDVVDSSNLQRQVVHSESTVGVTKVESARQRLKGLNSFINIKIYNEQLTKDNVLELVSQYDLVVDGTDNFTTRYLLSDACVQLNKPYIFGSIYRFEGQLSVMNYDGGPCYRCLFPEPPPAELAPSCSAGGVLGVLPGVIGCLQANEAIKVILNIGKPLVGRLLRYDALNLTFNEFTFNKRQHCLACGENADLSGLEPPIAVCNTSTQIYLSENNYIEPEQLKEILNDKHSLQLVDVRELEETKISHLPSIIKIPLADLALKIDSLDKNAEIVVICKSGVRSDKAVQILLENDFHNVKSLKGGMLRWAKEIDQSMVVV from the coding sequence ATGGCTAATGTTGTACTCCCAGATGTACTTTGTCGAGTTTGTCAAATCTCTAATTTAACCATTCAAGTTGAAGGTAATACCGTATCACAAGTATTATTGAACGTTTGTTTACTCTGGCCAAGCTTAAAAAAGCATTTATTTCATGACAGCGGTGATATTAAAGAGCATTTTATTATTTCTGTTAAAGGCGAACAGGGAAAGCAAGATCAGCAAGTAACCAATGATGATACTATTGAATTAATGTTAGCTACTTCAGGTGGTAATCTAGCTGATTATGAATTAAATAATGATGAGGTGCAGCGATATGCAAGGCATTTAATGTTACCCCAAGTTGGCTTAGAGGGGCAGGATAAGTTAAAAAAAAGTCGTGTGCTTATTGTTGGGACTGGTGGCTTAGGATCCCCAGTATCGTTATATCTGACAGCTGCAGGAATAGGTCAGCTTGGGTTGATTGATTTTGATGTAGTGGACAGTAGTAATTTACAACGACAGGTAGTCCATTCAGAAAGTACTGTAGGAGTTACCAAAGTTGAGTCAGCACGGCAACGACTTAAAGGATTAAACAGTTTTATCAATATTAAAATATACAACGAACAACTTACTAAAGATAACGTACTTGAATTGGTTAGCCAATATGATTTGGTTGTAGATGGCACTGATAATTTCACAACTCGTTATTTGTTAAGTGATGCCTGCGTACAGTTAAATAAACCTTATATTTTTGGATCAATATATCGATTTGAAGGCCAGTTATCAGTAATGAACTATGATGGTGGGCCATGCTATCGATGCTTATTTCCTGAACCTCCACCAGCAGAATTAGCGCCCAGTTGTTCGGCAGGTGGGGTGTTGGGTGTATTGCCTGGTGTTATTGGCTGCTTACAAGCAAATGAAGCAATTAAAGTAATACTGAATATAGGCAAGCCGCTGGTTGGGCGTCTCTTGCGTTATGACGCGCTGAACTTAACTTTTAATGAATTTACTTTTAATAAAAGACAACACTGTCTTGCTTGTGGTGAAAATGCTGACCTTTCAGGATTAGAACCACCTATTGCTGTATGCAACACTAGCACACAGATTTATTTATCAGAAAATAATTATATAGAGCCAGAGCAATTAAAAGAAATTCTTAATGATAAGCATAGTTTGCAGCTAGTAGATGTGAGAGAGTTAGAGGAAACAAAAATAAGTCATTTACCTTCGATAATAAAAATTCCTTTAGCTGATCTGGCTTTAAAAATTGATAGTTTGGATAAAAATGCTGAAATAGTTGTTATTTGTAAGTCTGGCGTCAGAAGCGATAAAGCAGTGCAGATATTACTTGAAAATGATTTTCATAATGTGAAATCGCTAAAAGGTGGTATGTTACGGTGGGCTAAAGAAATCGATCAGTCTATGGTTGTAGTCTAA